One Methanoculleus sp. 7T genomic window carries:
- a CDS encoding FMN-binding glutamate synthase family protein, translating into MNLRRPNANEATGTSNRSRDVVPMSGICTRCVDGCKGACEIWLASFRGREVLYPGPFGEVTAGADKNYPVDYSHLNIQGYATGAKGLPEGVEAGPDTAVFHAVDTRTEYGWDVKVPMRIPIFTGALGSTESARANWEQFAVGAAISGITLVCGENVCGVDPDLVLDHNGKVAKSPEMDRRIETYRKFHDRYGELLVQLNVEDTRLGTAEYVSARHNLETIELKWGQGAKCIGGEIKVDSLARANQLKDRGYIVLPDPGVREVQRAFADGAVKEFERHSRLGFVTREGFLDEVDRLREIGFKRVTLKTGAYSAVELAMAIRYGAEAKIDLLTIDGAPGGTGMSPWPMMNEWGIPTFYIESLAHQFCERLRERGIRVPDIAIAGGFADEANVFKALAMGSPYVRAVCMGRGLMIPGMVGKNIAKWLEAGELPKTVSKYGRTREEIFVCYEELKEKYPDRIDEIPLGAVGVYTYAQKFRTGLQQIMAGTRNFSLGTVARSDLMALTEEAEAVSGIPYVMRAYRDAAEAVLDS; encoded by the coding sequence ATGTCCGGCATCTGCACCCGGTGCGTCGACGGGTGCAAGGGAGCCTGCGAGATCTGGCTCGCCTCCTTCCGCGGCAGAGAGGTGCTCTACCCGGGTCCGTTCGGCGAGGTCACGGCCGGGGCGGATAAGAACTATCCGGTCGACTACTCGCACCTGAACATCCAGGGCTACGCGACCGGCGCAAAGGGACTGCCCGAAGGCGTCGAGGCCGGCCCCGACACCGCGGTATTCCACGCCGTCGACACCCGGACCGAGTACGGGTGGGACGTCAAGGTCCCGATGCGGATCCCCATCTTCACCGGGGCGCTCGGGTCGACCGAGAGCGCTCGGGCGAACTGGGAGCAGTTCGCGGTCGGAGCCGCCATATCGGGCATCACCCTCGTCTGCGGTGAGAACGTCTGCGGCGTCGACCCTGACCTTGTGCTGGACCACAACGGCAAGGTCGCCAAGTCTCCCGAGATGGACCGCCGCATCGAGACCTATCGAAAGTTCCACGACCGCTACGGAGAACTCCTGGTGCAGTTGAACGTGGAGGACACGCGCCTCGGGACCGCCGAGTACGTCTCCGCACGGCACAACCTCGAGACGATCGAACTGAAGTGGGGCCAGGGCGCAAAGTGCATCGGCGGCGAGATCAAGGTCGACAGCCTTGCCCGGGCGAACCAGCTCAAGGACCGCGGCTACATTGTCCTCCCCGACCCCGGGGTCCGCGAGGTGCAGAGAGCCTTTGCCGACGGGGCCGTCAAGGAGTTCGAGCGGCACTCCCGCTTGGGCTTCGTCACCCGGGAAGGCTTCCTCGACGAGGTCGACCGGCTCCGCGAGATAGGATTCAAGCGGGTCACCCTCAAGACCGGCGCCTACTCGGCCGTCGAACTCGCGATGGCGATCCGTTACGGCGCCGAGGCGAAGATCGACCTCCTCACCATCGACGGCGCACCCGGCGGCACCGGGATGAGCCCTTGGCCGATGATGAACGAGTGGGGGATCCCGACGTTCTACATCGAGTCCCTCGCCCACCAGTTCTGCGAGCGGCTCCGGGAGCGGGGCATCCGGGTCCCGGACATCGCCATCGCCGGCGGGTTCGCGGACGAGGCGAACGTCTTCAAGGCGCTCGCCATGGGGAGCCCGTACGTCCGGGCCGTCTGCATGGGCCGCGGCCTCATGATCCCGGGCATGGTCGGGAAGAACATCGCAAAGTGGCTCGAAGCCGGCGAACTTCCGAAGACCGTCTCGAAGTACGGCCGCACCAGAGAGGAAATCTTCGTCTGCTACGAGGAACTCAAGGAGAAGTACCCAGACCGGATCGACGAGATCCCGCTTGGGGCCGTCGGGGTCTACACCTACGCCCAGAAGTTCAGGACCGGGCTTCAGCAGATCATGGCCGGGACGCGGAACTTCAGCCTCGGGACGGTCGCCCGGAGCGACCTGATGGCGCTGACCGAGGAGGCCGAAGCGGTCTCCGGCATCCCGTACGTGATGCGGGCCTACCGCGACGCCGCCGAGGCGGTCCTCGACTCGTGA